Proteins found in one Triticum urartu cultivar G1812 chromosome 4, Tu2.1, whole genome shotgun sequence genomic segment:
- the LOC125553660 gene encoding transcription factor MYB60-like yields the protein MGRPPCCDKLGVKKGPWTPEEDIILVSYIQEHGPGNWRSVPVSTGLMRCSKSCRLRWTNYLRTGIKRGNFTSHEEGVIVHLQSLLGNRWAAIASYLPRRTDNDIKNYWNTHLKKKLRKQQAMGAIFAPPASSSPGTAGDNFDHHNHHDMVSRADGYGAGQAYMNTEVSQLIAGRGHSPFADAAPEACSSSSYASSVDNISKLLGGFMKSSPPPPPPHNNYDADDVKPLLPLDSMSGTGSAELSFTASVQQPALMGGRVGYEYDDETKQKQQHQAPLSSIEKWLFDEAADLELSDECYSVPMLF from the exons ATGGGGAGGCCGCCGTGCTGCGACAAGTTGGGCGTGAAGAAGGGTCCGTGGACGCCGGAGGAGGACATCATCCTGGTCTCGTACATCCAGGAGCACGGCCCCGGCAACTGGCGGTCTGTGCCGGTGAGCACCGGCCTCATGCGCTGCAGCAAGAGCTGCCGCCTCCGCTGGACCAACTACCTCCGCACCGGCATCAAGCGCGGCAACTTCACAAGCCACGAGGAAGGCGTCATCGTCCACCTCCAGTCACTCCTCGGCAACAG ATGGGCGGCGATCGCGTCGTACCTGCCGCGGAGGACGGACAACGACATCAAGAACTACTGGAACACGCACCTCAAGAAGAAGCTCAGGAAGCAGCAAGCCATGGGAGCCATTTTCGCGCCGCCGGCGTCCTCCTCCCCCGGCACAGCAGGCGACAACTTCGACCACCACAACCACCACGACATGGTCTCCAGGGCCGACGGCTACGGGGCCGGCCAGGCGTACATGAACACGGAGGTCTCGCAGCTGATCGCCGGGCGTGGTCACTCGCCGTTCGCCGACGCTGCCCCCGAGGCCTGCTCCTCGTCGTCCTACGCTTCGAGCGTGGACAACATATCCAAGCTGCTCGGCGGCTTCATGAagagctccccgccgccgccgccgccgcacaaCAACTACGACGCCGACGACGTCAAGCCTCTGCTGCCCTTGGACAGTATGTCCGGCACCGGCAGCGCCGAGCTGAGCTTCACCGCCAGCGTGCAGCAGCCGGCGTTGATGGGGGGACGCGTCGGGTACGAGTACGACGACGAGACCAAGCAGAAGCAGCAGCATCAGGCGCCACTGTCCTCGATCGAGAAGTGGTTGTTCGATGAGGCCGCGGACCTGGAGCTGTCCGATGAGTGCTACTCCGTTCCAATGCTGTTCTAG